GAATAATACAAAAGAATTAAGAGTTCCTTTACCTTTATTTATGCTAGGGTTTATATTAACTAGTATTATAGGAACATATTATCAACCAATACAAATATATGTAACTAAATTAGTAGATATTGCGTATATATTGCTTGCTATGGCTATGGCGGCTTTAGGTCTTAATGTTAATTTTTCTGTAATAAAACAAAGAGGGAAAAATATTTTTATATCAGCCTTTATAGGGTCAACTCTTTTATTAATTGCAATATTTATATGTGTAAAATTATTTTTTTAAATAAAATATGTTATAAAAACTTGAAAAAAAACTTTTTCAAGATATAATATGATTGCAAGCGATTGCACAGAAAGAAATGAAAGGAAGATGAAAAAAATGAAGAAGATTATTACAACAGTCTTATTAGCATTTTCATTATTAGCTTGTAAAGGTAAAGAACAAGCAGCAGCTCCAAAAGCTGAAGGGCTAAAAGGGAGTATAGTGGTTCAAGCAGAAGATACTTGGAAACCATATTACGAAGCGGCAATAAAGAGGGTTAAAGAAAAGAATCCAGATGCTGACATACAATTAAAGGTTATAGGATCATTTGATCATTTGGAAATAATTGATAAAACAGATGCAAATAATAAAGATGTTGCAGATGTATTTGCATTGCCTTTAGATAAACTAGAAAGTTTAAATGGTAAATCAGTTTTAGCTTCATTTGATGCTAAAGCATTAGCAGATAAAATAGGTGGATTTAAAGATTTTGATAATGGTTTAGGTGGACAATTAAAGAAGGATGGAAATTATGTTGCATTCCCTATGAATATTGAAACACTTGCTGTAGGTATAAATAAGAAAAATGCAGCAGCACAAGGAATTGATGTAACTAAAGATATAGATTTAGCTAAATTAAGTCCAGATGTAGCAATGGTTCCAGTATTTAATGCTTGGTATGGAGTTGCAATAACAAATGCATTCGATGTTGAATTATTAGGAAAAGATGGAGATAAATTCTTCTCTGACTTAACTAAGAATTGGGAAGAATTAACACCAGATCAACAAAAAATGTTTGAAGGATTATTCAATTATTGGAAAGCTTCACATGCAAAGAAACTTCCAATGTTTGATGAAAAAGCAGTAGATGGATATATTACTGATCAATTTAAGACTGGTAAAACTGGTGCTGTAAGAATAGTAGGTCCATGGGATGCTAATCCAATGGTTGAAGCTTTAGGTGATGACTTTGATGTTATTGGTTTAAATCATGCAACTTGGGAAGGTAAATCATTAAAACACTGGAAGAGTGGATGGGCTTTAGGAATCAATGCAAGAAATGAAGAAGATAAAGATAAAATGGCTTTATCAGAAGCAGTGATAGCAGAATTAATGAATCCTAAATATGCAGCAGATATGTATAAGATAACTGGTAAGATTATGCCAAATGTATCTAAAGAAGAATATGAAAAGATGGATAAATTAAGTCCAATGGATAAAAAAGTTCTTGCTTCAATACTTGAAAGTTATGATGTAGCAGTATCAAGACCATTATTTGAAGAATGGGGACAAGTATGGGATACATGGAAGAATTCAATTGTTTCTTGGGAATCTAAGAATCCTAAGACTCCACAAGATGCATATAAAGAAGTACAAGCAAGCTTTAAGGCACTATTAACAAACTTAGGTCAATAATAAATTAGGAAGTAGGTGTTAGTAGCACCTACTTCTTTTAATATAAAGGAGATATATGAAATTAGATAAAAAAACTATGGTAGCTTTTATGATAATATCCTTTTGCATAGTGGTTTTTGAATCATTGAATAGTTTTTATTTGGTTAAAAGTATAGAATTATATGAAAAATTTAGAGCTAGAACTGGCTTAGGTTTAGAGGAATACAAAGTAAATCAAATGTTAAATTATACAAGTTCTGTGAGTATATTTATAATTTTCACATTATATAATTATTTTTTGAGAAAAAAATTAAGAATTACACTACTATATAAAGGGATATTTTCATTGTTTATAATTGCTAATATTTTATTTAAAATTTTTGTATATCCACAGGATACAATATTTTATTTTCTGAGTATATTTTGTCAAATAATTTTATTAATATGGATAATAATACTTAAAGAAAGGGAGAAATGATATGGACAAAAAAGTTTATGATAGTATTGGAAATGCCCATGTTAGAAAGAATCTATATTTATTAGATGTTGCTGAAGGAAAAAAGGTTGATAAGAATAATCATCCTTATATCAAAGAATTAGAAGCATTTAAAAATAA
Above is a genomic segment from Sneathia sanguinegens containing:
- a CDS encoding ABC transporter substrate-binding protein encodes the protein MKKIITTVLLAFSLLACKGKEQAAAPKAEGLKGSIVVQAEDTWKPYYEAAIKRVKEKNPDADIQLKVIGSFDHLEIIDKTDANNKDVADVFALPLDKLESLNGKSVLASFDAKALADKIGGFKDFDNGLGGQLKKDGNYVAFPMNIETLAVGINKKNAAAQGIDVTKDIDLAKLSPDVAMVPVFNAWYGVAITNAFDVELLGKDGDKFFSDLTKNWEELTPDQQKMFEGLFNYWKASHAKKLPMFDEKAVDGYITDQFKTGKTGAVRIVGPWDANPMVEALGDDFDVIGLNHATWEGKSLKHWKSGWALGINARNEEDKDKMALSEAVIAELMNPKYAADMYKITGKIMPNVSKEEYEKMDKLSPMDKKVLASILESYDVAVSRPLFEEWGQVWDTWKNSIVSWESKNPKTPQDAYKEVQASFKALLTNLGQ